One Chrysiogenia bacterium genomic window, AAAAGCGCCGCCCACTACGTCGAATACGGCCGCGGCCACGCCGCCCTCTTCACGAAGTAGGCGCTTTCCGCTAGAGATAAGGGACGGGGAAGGGGACGGGACACCGGTGAGCCTTCAGGACACATTGCAGACGCTCGAAGTCTTCTGCGAACTCGACGAGAACGAGATCGCCGAAGTCGCGCAGATCGTCATGGAAAAAGACGTGCCCGTGGGCCAGCCCCTGTTCGTGGAGGCGATGAAGGGCGAGACCCTCTTCATCGTGCTCGAAGGGACCGCCAGCGTCACCCGCAAGCTCGAAGACGGCCGCGAAGTGCAGCTCTACGTCGCCGAGGGCGGCGATTTCCTGGGATCGCTCTCCCTGTTCGAGCCCGGCGAGCGCCGCGTCTCGGCCAAGACCATCGAACCCAGCAAGATCCTCATCATCCGGCGCAAGGATTTTCTCAAGCTCGCCGACAAGTCGCCCAAGACCGCATTCCGCTTCGCCTTCGAACTCGTGCGCGCCTCGCTCGAAAAGCTCAACGACATGGCCGAAGTCCATGTGGAGACGATCGAGGCGCTGAAGAAGGCGTGAATCCGGATCGTGCACGTGCTCGTGCAGGTGCACGTGCACGTTGAGATGTATCGGTGGCTGTGGGGCATCCACCTTCTCTCCGCCAATATTGTTGCTGAGAAATTCGCCCGCTTCTCCACCACCTTGTTGATCCCCCGTCACACCCGTGCCATGAAGGGCGCGCTAGGTTTGCGCCGCACCCGGTGACGACCTCGCTGCTACGTAGCCTCAGCACACTCGCGAAGGGACCGCCGCGCCGCTCATGTCCAAGCCCGCCCGCAAGCTCGTTGCTTCGATCGACCAGGGAACCAACACCGTCCGCCTGCTGGTGGTCGATGCCGCGCAAACGCCGCCAAAACCGCTGGCGCTCGAGCAGCGCATCGTGCGCCTTGGTGGCGGCTTTTCCGATGAGGGGAAGATCACCGACGCCGCCATCGAGCGCGCCTTTGCCGCGCAGCGCGAATACGGCAGCATACTGCGCAACCTGGGGTGCACCGATATTTCGGCCGTGGGAACGGGCGTCCTGCGCCAGGCGCCCAATGCAAGCGAGTTCGTCGAGCTCGTGCGCAGCGAAGCGGGCATCCCGCTCGAAATCATCAGCGGCGAGCGTGAGGCCGAGCTCTCGGTCCTCGGCGCGCTGGGCGCGCTGGGCGTCGGCGCCGAAGACGCCGGTCGCTACCTCATCGTCGATGTGGGCGGCGGCTCC contains:
- a CDS encoding Crp/Fnr family transcriptional regulator, with translation MSLQDTLQTLEVFCELDENEIAEVAQIVMEKDVPVGQPLFVEAMKGETLFIVLEGTASVTRKLEDGREVQLYVAEGGDFLGSLSLFEPGERRVSAKTIEPSKILIIRRKDFLKLADKSPKTAFRFAFELVRASLEKLNDMAEVHVETIEALKKA